In a genomic window of Saccharothrix sp. HUAS TT1:
- a CDS encoding peptidoglycan DD-metalloendopeptidase family protein: MSRRVFVTALVAPLIGLVLTQGEAAAAPNFQVPFPCNQVWEGQTRTNHSPANSVDFNRANDDGDPVVASAAGTVTRVANEGSTSYGRWVEIDHGAGWRTRYAHLSAQRVSVGQSVRIGQTIGNVGTTGGSSGPHLHYEQRLNGVDQKIKFNGTQIYYWGSRSYTSRNSCGTSGVTGTIGTDSGASVTIRSGPGTQYAAVGSVANGATVTISCQATGQTITGKYGTTNLWDKIGSGYVSDAYVYTGSDGRVAPDC, encoded by the coding sequence ATGAGCCGACGCGTGTTCGTCACGGCCTTGGTGGCGCCGCTGATCGGCCTCGTCCTCACGCAGGGCGAGGCCGCGGCGGCGCCGAACTTCCAGGTGCCGTTCCCGTGCAACCAGGTGTGGGAGGGCCAGACCCGGACCAACCACAGCCCGGCGAACTCGGTCGACTTCAACCGGGCCAACGACGACGGCGACCCGGTCGTCGCGTCGGCGGCGGGCACGGTCACGCGGGTCGCGAACGAGGGCAGCACCAGCTACGGGCGGTGGGTCGAGATCGACCACGGCGCCGGGTGGCGCACCCGGTACGCGCACCTGTCCGCGCAGCGGGTGAGCGTCGGCCAGTCCGTGCGGATCGGCCAGACGATCGGCAACGTGGGCACCACCGGCGGGTCGTCCGGGCCGCACCTGCACTACGAGCAGCGGCTCAACGGGGTCGACCAGAAGATCAAGTTCAACGGCACGCAGATCTACTACTGGGGCTCGCGCAGCTACACCAGCCGCAACTCGTGCGGCACCAGCGGCGTGACCGGCACGATCGGCACCGACAGCGGCGCCTCGGTGACCATCCGCTCGGGTCCCGGCACGCAGTACGCGGCCGTCGGCTCGGTGGCCAACGGCGCGACGGTCACGATCAGCTGCCAGGCGACCGGTCAGACCATCACCGGCAAGTACGGCACCACCAACCTGTGGGACAAGATCGGGTCGGGTTACGTGTCCGACGCGTACGTGTACACAGGTTCGGACGGTCGGGTCGCCCCCGACTGCTGA
- a CDS encoding M23 family metallopeptidase has translation MSRVRRLVVATLVVPLVGLALTQGEAVAAPGFQLPFPCGQVWEGETRTGHSPANAVDLNRANDLGDPVVASAAGTVTRVENEGATSYGRWVEIGHGGGWRTRYAHLSVQRVSVGQSVAKGQRIGDVGTTGGSSGPHLHFEQRLDGVAQRIVFNGSQILYWGSRSYTSRNC, from the coding sequence ATGAGCCGAGTTCGACGCTTGGTGGTCGCGACCCTGGTCGTGCCGTTGGTCGGCCTCGCCCTCACGCAGGGCGAGGCCGTCGCGGCGCCGGGGTTCCAGCTGCCGTTCCCGTGCGGTCAGGTCTGGGAGGGGGAGACGCGGACGGGGCACAGCCCCGCCAACGCGGTGGACCTCAACCGGGCCAACGACCTCGGGGACCCGGTCGTCGCGTCCGCCGCGGGCACCGTGACCAGGGTGGAGAACGAGGGCGCCACCAGTTACGGGCGGTGGGTCGAGATCGGCCACGGCGGTGGCTGGCGGACCCGGTACGCGCACCTGTCCGTGCAGCGGGTGAGCGTCGGCCAGTCCGTGGCGAAGGGGCAGCGCATCGGCGACGTCGGCACGACCGGCGGGTCGTCCGGGCCGCACCTGCACTTCGAGCAGCGGTTGGACGGCGTGGCGCAGCGGATCGTGTTCAACGGCTCGCAGATCCTCTACTGGGGCTCGCGCAGCTACACCAGCCGCAACTGCTGA
- a CDS encoding Xaa-Pro dipeptidyl-peptidase has translation MKAARRAAVLAALVTLPLGLTPAVAGAAAEGPVFVGGEAQPVFDPKDVVRESVWVRAPVDSDRDGRDDEVYTEVVRQKATDRGLKVPVVFFNSPYFSGGNDVANHDVDVELHVPNRRGGYDKRDGSVLKAEADERIAAAVGPNAGPITSGRYEAYFIARGFAMVYAESLGTGKSTGCPTSGGRNETIGSKSVVDWLNGRATARDAAGADVKATWTTGKTAMMGVSYNGTLPNAVAATGVEGLEAIVPIAAISSWYDYYRADGAVVAPGTFQGEDLDVLAEYVYTREDQEICKPVIADVAARQDRVTGDYSPFWDERNYVKDAGKVRAAVLAVHGLSDWNVKLKHVAQWYEALRQHGVEHKIWLHQSGHTDPDTLRSVEWRRTINRWFSHYLYGVDNGVEREPKATIQREDRTTWVDEADWPAPGTAKARLHPWAGGSTKGALRFESVPGNAVVESLRDDSSKLADDLVDLPASGNRLSYATRPAASPLRFSGTARVDLAISFDRPAANVTALLVDRAPDGSSHVITRGWTDPQNRVSPSRTKPVEPGKRYRVEVELEPNDYVVPAGHSVEFVLISSDYDYTLRPAPGAGLSIDLTSTVVELPVVGGVAALRRSVG, from the coding sequence GTGAAGGCTGCACGGAGAGCCGCGGTGCTCGCCGCTCTGGTGACGCTGCCGCTGGGGTTGACGCCCGCGGTGGCCGGCGCCGCGGCGGAGGGCCCGGTGTTCGTCGGTGGCGAGGCGCAACCCGTCTTCGACCCGAAGGACGTGGTGCGCGAGAGCGTGTGGGTGCGCGCCCCGGTCGACAGCGACCGCGACGGGCGCGACGACGAGGTCTACACCGAGGTGGTGCGGCAGAAGGCCACCGACCGCGGCCTGAAGGTGCCGGTCGTGTTCTTCAACAGCCCGTACTTCTCCGGCGGCAACGACGTGGCCAACCACGACGTCGACGTGGAGCTGCACGTGCCCAACCGCCGCGGCGGGTACGACAAGCGCGACGGGTCGGTGCTCAAGGCCGAGGCGGACGAGCGGATCGCCGCCGCCGTCGGGCCCAACGCGGGCCCCATCACGTCCGGCCGCTACGAGGCGTACTTCATCGCCCGCGGCTTCGCCATGGTCTACGCCGAGTCCCTGGGCACCGGCAAGTCGACCGGCTGCCCCACGTCCGGCGGCCGGAACGAAACCATCGGCTCGAAGTCCGTGGTCGACTGGCTGAACGGCCGCGCGACCGCCCGCGACGCGGCGGGCGCCGACGTGAAGGCGACGTGGACGACCGGCAAGACCGCCATGATGGGCGTGTCCTACAACGGCACCCTGCCCAACGCGGTCGCCGCCACCGGGGTCGAGGGCCTGGAGGCCATCGTGCCCATCGCGGCCATCTCCAGCTGGTACGACTACTACCGGGCCGACGGCGCGGTGGTCGCGCCCGGCACGTTCCAGGGCGAGGACCTGGACGTGCTGGCGGAGTACGTCTACACCCGCGAGGACCAGGAGATCTGCAAGCCGGTCATCGCCGACGTGGCGGCCCGCCAGGACCGGGTCACCGGTGACTACAGCCCGTTCTGGGACGAGCGCAACTACGTCAAGGACGCCGGGAAGGTGCGGGCCGCGGTGCTGGCCGTGCACGGCTTGAGCGACTGGAACGTGAAGCTCAAGCACGTCGCGCAGTGGTACGAGGCGCTGCGGCAGCACGGGGTGGAGCACAAGATCTGGCTGCACCAGTCCGGCCACACCGACCCGGACACGCTGCGCTCGGTCGAGTGGCGGCGCACGATCAACCGGTGGTTCAGCCACTACCTGTACGGCGTCGACAACGGCGTCGAGCGCGAGCCGAAGGCGACGATCCAGCGCGAGGACCGGACCACGTGGGTGGACGAGGCCGACTGGCCCGCCCCCGGCACGGCCAAGGCCCGGCTGCACCCGTGGGCGGGTGGCTCGACCAAGGGTGCGCTGCGGTTCGAGTCCGTGCCCGGCAACGCCGTGGTGGAGTCGCTGCGCGACGACTCGTCCAAGCTCGCCGACGACCTGGTCGACCTGCCCGCCTCGGGCAACCGGCTGTCGTACGCGACGCGGCCGGCGGCGTCGCCGCTGCGGTTCTCCGGCACCGCCCGCGTCGACCTGGCGATCTCGTTCGACCGGCCGGCGGCCAACGTGACGGCGTTGCTGGTGGACCGGGCGCCGGACGGCTCGTCGCACGTGATCACCCGCGGGTGGACCGACCCGCAGAACCGGGTGTCGCCGTCGCGGACCAAGCCGGTCGAGCCGGGCAAGCGGTACCGGGTCGAGGTGGAGCTGGAGCCGAACGACTACGTGGTCCCGGCCGGCCACAGCGTCGAGTTCGTGCTGATCTCGTCCGACTACGACTACACCCTGCGACCCGCGCCGGGTGCGGGCCTGTCGATCGACCTGACGTCGACGGTGGTGGAACTGCCCGTGGTCGGGGGCGTGGCGGCGTTGCGCCGTTCGGTCGGTTAG
- the add gene encoding adenosine deaminase: protein MRDFIAALPKVELHVHLVGSASPATVLTLARRHAGHGVPTDEADLLRFYEFTGFDHFIDVYGAVNDLVTTGDDIAALVLGLAEEQARRNVRYAEVTVSATSHLRAGIAPEELDEALTSSRERARLEHGVELAWVFDIPGRWDRDFGLTSARYAVEHRPAGTVGFGLGGFEADAPRRAFREAFAVARDAGLHCVPHAGETTGPDQVREALDELRAERIGHGVNAVRDPELLRRLAAEQVTLEVCPTSNLRTGAVRAIADHPLPRLLDAGVPVTLATDDPGMFHTDLDREYLLCHEAFGLDESALAELARTGVRASFAPDELKRSLLAGIDALGR from the coding sequence ATGCGTGACTTCATCGCCGCGCTGCCCAAAGTGGAGTTGCACGTCCACCTCGTCGGGTCAGCCTCCCCCGCCACCGTCCTCACCCTCGCCCGCAGGCACGCCGGGCACGGCGTCCCGACCGACGAGGCCGACCTGCTCCGGTTCTACGAGTTCACCGGCTTCGACCACTTCATCGACGTCTACGGGGCGGTGAACGACCTGGTCACCACGGGCGACGACATCGCGGCGCTGGTGCTGGGGCTGGCCGAGGAGCAGGCCCGGCGCAACGTCCGGTACGCCGAGGTGACGGTGAGCGCGACCAGCCACCTGCGCGCGGGCATCGCGCCCGAGGAGCTGGACGAGGCGCTGACGTCCAGCCGCGAGCGGGCCAGGCTGGAGCACGGCGTCGAGCTGGCCTGGGTGTTCGACATCCCCGGCCGGTGGGACCGGGACTTCGGCCTGACCAGCGCGCGGTACGCGGTCGAGCACCGGCCGGCGGGCACCGTCGGGTTCGGGCTCGGCGGGTTCGAGGCGGACGCGCCGCGCCGCGCGTTCCGGGAGGCGTTCGCCGTGGCGCGGGACGCGGGCCTGCACTGCGTGCCGCACGCGGGCGAGACCACCGGCCCGGACCAGGTCCGGGAGGCGCTGGACGAGCTGCGCGCCGAGCGGATCGGCCACGGCGTCAACGCGGTGCGCGACCCCGAGCTGCTGCGCCGGCTCGCCGCCGAGCAGGTCACCCTAGAGGTCTGCCCGACGTCGAACCTGCGCACCGGGGCCGTCAGGGCCATCGCGGACCACCCGCTGCCGCGGCTGCTCGACGCGGGCGTCCCGGTCACGCTGGCCACCGACGACCCGGGCATGTTCCACACCGACCTGGACCGCGAGTACCTGCTGTGCCACGAGGCGTTCGGCCTGGACGAGTCCGCGCTGGCCGAGCTGGCCCGCACGGGCGTGCGGGCCAGCTTCGCGCCGGACGAGCTCAAGCGGTCACTGCTGGCCGGGATCGACGCGCTCGGCCGCTGA
- a CDS encoding MFS transporter codes for MPPALLALAVGAFGIGTTEFVIVGLLPRVAGDLGVSIPSAGLLVSGYALSVVVGAPLITAGGSRLPRKRLLVGLMALFVLGNLVCAVADDYAVLMVGRVVAALCHGAFFGVGSVVAAGLVAPDRRARAIAVMFTGLTAANVLGVPLGTALGQSFGWRSTFWAVTALGVAGLVGIVALVPPQPAPTGLRGELAVFRRPGVWSALATTALGFGAVFASFTYVAPMMTEVAGFPPGAVTWLLVLFGVGLCVGNAVGGRAADRSLMPSLRLFLGVLVVVLVVFAFTARWQAPAAVTIAVFGVFGFAIVAPLQARVLEQAAGAPALASAANIAAFNLGNAAGAWLGGAAIDAGFGYTAPNWVGAALALAGLGVAVASGVSGRARRSRPAVTA; via the coding sequence ATGCCCCCGGCGTTGCTCGCGCTGGCCGTCGGCGCGTTCGGCATCGGCACCACGGAGTTCGTGATCGTCGGCCTGCTGCCGCGGGTGGCGGGCGACCTCGGGGTGTCCATCCCGTCGGCCGGGCTGCTGGTGTCCGGGTACGCGCTGAGCGTCGTGGTCGGCGCGCCGCTGATCACGGCGGGCGGTTCGCGGTTGCCGCGCAAGCGGTTGCTGGTCGGCCTGATGGCGTTGTTCGTCCTGGGCAACCTGGTGTGCGCGGTGGCCGACGACTACGCGGTGCTGATGGTCGGCCGGGTCGTCGCCGCGCTGTGCCACGGCGCGTTCTTCGGCGTCGGGTCGGTGGTGGCGGCCGGGTTGGTCGCGCCGGACCGGCGGGCGCGGGCGATCGCGGTGATGTTCACCGGGTTGACCGCGGCGAACGTGCTCGGCGTGCCGCTGGGCACCGCGCTGGGCCAGTCGTTCGGGTGGCGCTCGACGTTCTGGGCGGTGACCGCGCTCGGCGTGGCCGGGCTGGTGGGGATCGTCGCGCTGGTGCCGCCGCAGCCCGCGCCCACCGGGCTGCGCGGCGAGCTGGCGGTGTTCCGCCGACCGGGGGTGTGGTCGGCCCTGGCGACGACGGCGCTCGGGTTCGGCGCGGTGTTCGCGTCGTTCACCTACGTCGCGCCGATGATGACCGAGGTGGCCGGGTTCCCGCCGGGCGCGGTCACGTGGCTGCTGGTGCTGTTCGGCGTCGGGCTGTGCGTGGGCAACGCGGTCGGCGGGCGGGCGGCGGACCGCAGCCTGATGCCCAGCCTGCGCCTGTTCCTGGGCGTGCTCGTCGTGGTGCTGGTGGTGTTCGCGTTCACCGCCCGGTGGCAGGCGCCGGCGGCGGTGACGATCGCGGTGTTCGGCGTGTTCGGGTTCGCGATCGTGGCTCCGCTGCAGGCCAGGGTCCTGGAGCAGGCGGCGGGCGCGCCCGCCCTGGCGTCGGCGGCGAACATCGCCGCGTTCAACCTCGGCAACGCGGCGGGCGCGTGGCTCGGTGGCGCGGCGATCGACGCCGGGTTCGGCTACACCGCGCCCAACTGGGTCGGCGCGGCGCTCGCGCTGGCCGGGCTCGGGGTGGCGGTGGCGAGCGGCGTCAGCGGCCGAGCGCGTCGATCCCGGCCAGCAGTGACCGCTTGA
- a CDS encoding alpha/beta hydrolase, whose protein sequence is MALNEQARAVLDKLAGAPGPEGLTVHEARQAQWGFRAFQGPPEPVARVAHLYVPGPTADLPARIYYPDRGGPLPAIVFLHGSGWVTCNLDIYDVALRALANATGHAVFAVNYQKAPEHPFPVPLDDSYAATEWLFEHAAPLGLDPARIGVMGDSAGGNLAAAVALRARGALDLAFQVLVVPALDVDFGTRSYVDHATGYGLSEAGMRWFWSHYLGSAPVSEFAAPLRASVDGLPPAFVAIAEHDPVRDDGVRYAAGLAAAGVPVRLREFAGTIHPFVLMDGELDEYRVLLGELRTWFGAR, encoded by the coding sequence ATGGCATTGAACGAACAGGCCCGCGCGGTGCTCGACAAGCTCGCCGGCGCGCCTGGGCCGGAGGGGTTGACGGTCCACGAGGCACGTCAGGCGCAGTGGGGGTTCCGGGCGTTCCAGGGCCCGCCCGAGCCGGTCGCCCGGGTGGCGCACCTGTACGTGCCCGGACCGACGGCCGACCTGCCCGCCCGGATCTACTACCCGGACCGCGGCGGGCCGCTTCCCGCGATCGTGTTCCTGCACGGCAGCGGGTGGGTGACGTGCAACCTCGACATCTACGACGTGGCGTTGCGCGCGCTGGCCAACGCGACCGGCCACGCGGTGTTCGCGGTGAACTACCAGAAAGCCCCGGAGCACCCGTTCCCCGTGCCGCTGGACGACTCGTACGCGGCCACGGAGTGGTTGTTCGAGCACGCGGCGCCGCTCGGCCTCGACCCCGCGCGGATCGGTGTCATGGGCGACAGCGCGGGCGGCAACCTCGCCGCCGCGGTGGCGCTGCGGGCCCGCGGCGCGCTCGACCTCGCGTTCCAGGTGCTGGTGGTGCCCGCGCTGGACGTCGACTTCGGCACCCGGTCCTATGTGGACCACGCTACTGGCTACGGGCTGTCCGAGGCGGGCATGCGGTGGTTCTGGTCGCACTACCTCGGTTCCGCGCCGGTCTCCGAGTTCGCCGCACCGCTGCGGGCGTCGGTGGACGGGCTGCCGCCCGCGTTCGTCGCCATCGCCGAGCACGACCCGGTCCGAGACGACGGCGTGCGGTACGCGGCGGGGTTGGCGGCGGCCGGCGTGCCGGTGCGGCTGCGCGAGTTCGCGGGCACGATTCACCCGTTCGTGCTGATGGACGGCGAGCTGGACGAGTACCGCGTGCTGCTGGGCGAGCTGCGGACCTGGTTCGGCGCCCGGTGA
- a CDS encoding LysR family transcriptional regulator: protein MTLRQFEYLVTVVDEGSFTRAAELLHVTQPALSHQIRALERAVGAQLLDRLPRTVRLTPAGRAWLPHARAALAEAERALTAARRTAGLEYGELRVATLYSLTLGVLPPVLRRWRAEHPDVRIRLFEHRHADELREAMAEGQADLALGPEPANWVGFRQALGEEEFVVVLPPDTHHREPVDLRAFADVGWVHYAPGNGLADLVDAACAARGFQPGAAVRTEQTAAAPVLAASGLGPALVPGNILPEAFDGAVLRTDPPVRRTLVAYAHRAPDPLTSAFVTLLAEAGWDA, encoded by the coding sequence ATGACGTTGAGGCAGTTCGAGTACCTGGTCACCGTCGTGGACGAGGGGTCGTTCACCCGCGCCGCCGAACTGCTGCACGTCACGCAGCCCGCCCTGTCCCACCAGATCCGGGCGTTGGAACGCGCCGTGGGCGCGCAACTGCTCGACCGGCTCCCCCGGACCGTCCGCCTCACGCCCGCCGGTCGCGCCTGGCTGCCGCACGCCCGTGCCGCCCTGGCGGAGGCGGAGCGCGCGCTCACCGCCGCACGACGCACGGCGGGCCTGGAGTACGGCGAACTGCGCGTCGCCACGCTCTACTCGTTGACCCTCGGCGTGCTGCCGCCCGTGCTCAGGCGCTGGCGGGCCGAGCACCCGGACGTCCGGATCCGCCTGTTCGAGCACCGCCACGCCGACGAGCTGCGCGAGGCGATGGCCGAGGGCCAGGCCGACCTCGCGCTCGGCCCCGAACCGGCCAACTGGGTCGGCTTCCGGCAGGCCCTGGGCGAGGAGGAGTTCGTCGTCGTGCTGCCGCCCGACACCCACCACCGGGAACCGGTCGACCTGCGCGCGTTCGCCGACGTGGGGTGGGTGCACTACGCGCCGGGCAACGGCCTGGCCGACCTGGTCGACGCGGCCTGCGCGGCCCGCGGCTTCCAGCCGGGCGCCGCCGTGCGGACCGAGCAGACCGCCGCCGCGCCGGTGCTGGCCGCGTCCGGGCTCGGTCCCGCGCTCGTGCCCGGCAACATCCTCCCGGAGGCGTTCGACGGCGCGGTCCTGCGCACCGACCCTCCCGTGCGCCGGACCCTCGTCGCCTACGCGCACCGGGCGCCGGACCCGCTCACGTCGGCCTTCGTGACCTTGCTCGCCGAGGCAGGATGGGACGCATGA
- a CDS encoding 6-phospho-beta-glucosidase — protein MRLVILGGGGFRVPLVHKALDERITEVVLHDVDANRLAAISRVLRDGPPVTATTDLDEALRGADFVFSAIRVGGLAGRAIDEEVAHAHGVLGQETVGAGGVAYGLRTAPVADRIARRVAELAPGAWVVNFTNPAGLITEVMARHLGERVIGICDSPLGLCRRIAGALGLDDPTFDYAGLNHLGWLQGVHLGAENLLPALLADDEALTSFEEGRMFGAEWLRALGVIPNEYLHYYYSTREALGDNRGAFLLDQQQRFYDGQVDWETTRLEREATYMAEERERDSLEGGGYEHVAMALMRAIADDEPTTLILNVPNNSTLSALDDEAIVEVPCEVDATGARPLPVSPLPDHAAGLVTSVKAVDRLIMEGTRSAALKAFALHPLVDSVATARDLLDAYARRHPELAHLS, from the coding sequence ATGAGGCTGGTCATCCTGGGCGGCGGCGGCTTCCGCGTGCCGCTCGTGCACAAGGCGCTGGACGAGCGCATCACCGAGGTCGTGCTGCACGACGTGGACGCGAACCGGCTGGCCGCCATCAGCCGCGTGCTGCGGGACGGCCCGCCGGTCACCGCCACCACCGACCTGGACGAGGCGCTGCGCGGCGCGGACTTCGTGTTCTCCGCGATCCGGGTCGGCGGCCTGGCCGGGCGGGCGATCGACGAGGAGGTCGCCCACGCGCACGGCGTCCTGGGCCAGGAGACCGTCGGCGCGGGCGGCGTCGCGTACGGGTTGCGCACCGCGCCGGTGGCCGACCGGATCGCCCGGCGCGTCGCCGAACTCGCGCCGGGCGCGTGGGTCGTCAACTTCACCAACCCGGCCGGCCTGATCACCGAGGTGATGGCGCGGCACCTGGGCGAGCGGGTGATCGGCATCTGCGACTCGCCGCTGGGCCTGTGCCGCCGCATCGCCGGGGCGCTCGGCCTGGACGACCCGACGTTCGACTACGCGGGCCTGAACCACCTCGGCTGGCTGCAGGGCGTCCACCTCGGCGCGGAGAACCTGCTGCCCGCGCTGCTGGCCGACGACGAGGCGTTGACGAGCTTCGAGGAGGGCCGGATGTTCGGCGCGGAGTGGCTGCGCGCGCTCGGCGTCATCCCCAACGAGTACCTGCACTACTACTACTCGACGCGTGAGGCGTTGGGCGACAACCGGGGCGCTTTCCTGCTCGACCAACAACAACGCTTCTACGACGGCCAGGTGGACTGGGAGACCACCCGGTTGGAGCGTGAAGCGACGTACATGGCCGAAGAACGCGAGCGCGACTCCCTGGAGGGCGGCGGGTACGAGCACGTCGCCATGGCGCTCATGCGCGCCATCGCCGACGACGAGCCGACGACGCTGATCCTCAACGTGCCCAACAACTCCACGCTGTCCGCACTGGACGACGAGGCGATCGTCGAGGTGCCGTGCGAAGTGGACGCGACGGGCGCGCGACCGCTGCCGGTGAGCCCGCTGCCCGACCACGCGGCGGGTCTGGTCACGTCGGTCAAGGCGGTGGACCGGCTGATCATGGAGGGCACCCGGTCGGCCGCGCTCAAGGCGTTCGCGCTGCACCCGCTGGTCGACTCGGTCGCCACGGCGCGCGACCTGCTCGACGCCTACGCCCGGCGGCACCCGGAGCTGGCCCACCTGAGCTGA
- a CDS encoding endonuclease V, producing the protein MTPEEAIAEQERLRPSVSTRADPGLVVRHVAGLDVSYADDDRLAAAVVVLDATTLETVDSAVVAGRAEFPYLPGLFAFRELPSLLEAVARLTVAPDLLVCDGQGLAHPRRFGLACHLGVVTGLPSVGVAKTPMGPFAMPADARGSHTDLVDDGEVVGRALRTRDGVKPVFVSVGHRIDLDRACAEVLRLCVTRLPETTRRSDALGRAQLRWASSGCRRA; encoded by the coding sequence GTGACCCCCGAGGAGGCGATCGCGGAGCAGGAGCGGCTGCGGCCGTCGGTGTCGACGCGCGCGGACCCCGGGCTGGTGGTGCGGCACGTCGCCGGGCTCGACGTGTCCTACGCCGACGACGACCGGCTGGCGGCGGCGGTCGTGGTGCTGGACGCGACGACGTTGGAGACGGTCGACTCCGCCGTGGTCGCGGGCCGGGCGGAGTTCCCCTACCTGCCCGGCCTGTTCGCGTTCCGCGAGCTGCCGTCGCTGCTGGAGGCGGTGGCCCGGCTGACCGTGGCGCCGGACCTGCTGGTGTGCGACGGGCAGGGGCTGGCGCACCCGCGGCGGTTCGGGCTGGCCTGCCACCTCGGGGTGGTGACCGGCCTGCCGAGCGTCGGCGTGGCGAAGACGCCCATGGGCCCGTTCGCGATGCCCGCCGACGCGCGCGGGTCGCACACCGACCTCGTGGACGACGGCGAGGTCGTGGGGCGCGCGTTGCGGACGCGGGACGGGGTGAAGCCGGTGTTCGTGTCCGTCGGGCACCGCATCGACCTCGACCGGGCGTGCGCCGAGGTGCTGCGGCTGTGCGTGACGCGGCTGCCCGAGACGACCAGGCGGTCCGACGCGCTGGGGCGGGCTCAGCTCAGGTGGGCCAGCTCCGGGTGCCGCCGGGCGTAG
- a CDS encoding DUF3500 domain-containing protein gives MLREIAEATQGFLDLLDDGQRAVAVRSTADDALRTTWAYTPGPRPGVRYGALGRDQRKAMHRLLSCVLSPHAYAQSATIMAMEEVLDDREGGARDRHQDDYAALLLGVPGDEPWGWRVEGHHLSVSVVVAEGRVSATPFFLGANPARTTYRGRTVLQPLRLEEELARELLDRMGRTARGLAVVADRPPPDIKTGNAPRVGDLEPAGVTPAQLDRASRGLLVGLVRYYLDRLAGDLADEEFDALDLDRLRFAWEGSAKRGEGHYYRIQGPELLIEYDNTANDANHAHSVWRRRSGDFGADLIAAHRASVSHG, from the coding sequence ATGCTGCGAGAGATCGCCGAAGCCACTCAGGGCTTCCTCGACCTGCTGGACGACGGGCAGCGCGCGGTGGCGGTGCGGAGCACGGCGGACGACGCCCTGCGCACGACGTGGGCGTACACGCCGGGGCCCCGGCCCGGTGTCCGCTACGGCGCTCTCGGCCGTGACCAGCGCAAAGCCATGCACCGGTTGCTGTCGTGCGTGCTCAGCCCGCACGCCTACGCGCAGAGCGCGACGATCATGGCGATGGAGGAGGTGCTGGACGACCGCGAGGGCGGCGCCCGCGACCGGCACCAGGACGACTACGCGGCGCTGCTGCTCGGCGTGCCGGGTGACGAGCCGTGGGGCTGGCGGGTCGAGGGCCACCACCTGTCGGTGAGCGTGGTGGTGGCCGAGGGCCGGGTGTCGGCCACCCCGTTCTTCCTCGGCGCGAACCCGGCCCGCACCACCTACCGCGGCCGCACGGTGCTGCAACCGCTGCGGCTGGAGGAGGAGCTGGCCCGCGAGCTGCTGGACCGGATGGGGCGCACGGCCCGCGGGCTGGCCGTGGTCGCCGACCGGCCGCCACCGGACATCAAGACCGGCAACGCGCCGCGCGTCGGCGACCTGGAACCCGCCGGGGTGACGCCCGCCCAGCTCGACCGGGCGTCCCGCGGGCTGCTGGTCGGGCTGGTCCGGTACTACCTGGACCGGCTCGCCGGCGACCTGGCCGACGAGGAGTTCGACGCCCTGGACCTCGACCGGCTGCGCTTCGCCTGGGAGGGCTCGGCGAAGCGCGGCGAGGGGCACTACTACCGGATCCAGGGGCCCGAGCTGCTGATCGAGTACGACAACACGGCCAACGACGCCAACCACGCGCACTCGGTGTGGCGGCGGCGGTCCGGTGACTTCGGCGCGGACCTGATCGCCGCGCACCGCGCCTCGGTGAGCCACGGGTGA
- a CDS encoding arylamine N-acetyltransferase — MWNGELLDLDAYLDRVAFTPDPAADRATTLRGLHRAHLAAISFENVDVRAGVPIALDVPSLQGKLVARRRGGYCFEQNLLFAAVLERFGHEVTGLAGRVLLGRSGDIPRTHALLRVDRRWLVDVGFGGGGLLEPLPLVADVPVRQGDWTFRLDHADGVWALRSLQAGRWFTLYDFTEDARSPSDYGVLNYYMSTNPSSSFVRKLLVQRTDEHARYNVTDLELSVTRPDGSVTKRGLTPEERDVVLREDFGLDVTATA, encoded by the coding sequence GTGTGGAATGGCGAACTCCTCGACCTGGACGCGTACCTCGACCGCGTCGCCTTCACCCCCGACCCCGCCGCCGACCGGGCCACGACGCTGCGCGGCCTGCACCGCGCCCACCTCGCGGCGATCAGCTTCGAGAACGTCGACGTGCGGGCGGGCGTGCCGATCGCGCTGGACGTGCCGTCGTTGCAGGGCAAGCTGGTGGCGCGGCGGCGCGGCGGGTACTGCTTCGAGCAGAACCTGCTGTTCGCCGCCGTGCTGGAGCGGTTCGGCCACGAGGTGACCGGGCTGGCGGGCCGGGTGCTGCTCGGCCGCTCCGGCGACATCCCCCGCACGCACGCCCTGCTGCGGGTGGACCGGCGGTGGCTGGTCGACGTCGGCTTCGGCGGCGGCGGGCTGCTGGAGCCGTTGCCGCTGGTCGCGGACGTGCCGGTGCGGCAGGGCGACTGGACGTTCCGGCTCGACCACGCCGACGGCGTGTGGGCGCTGCGGTCGTTGCAGGCGGGTCGGTGGTTCACGCTGTACGACTTCACCGAGGACGCGCGCTCGCCCTCCGACTACGGGGTCCTCAACTACTACATGTCGACCAACCCGTCGTCCTCGTTCGTCCGCAAGCTGCTGGTGCAGCGCACCGACGAGCACGCCCGCTACAACGTCACCGACCTGGAGCTGAGCGTGACGCGGCCGGACGGCTCGGTGACCAAGCGCGGCCTGACCCCCGAGGAGCGGGACGTCGTGCTGCGCGAGGACTTCGGCCTGGACGTCACGGCCACGGCTTGA